In Kitasatospora viridis, one DNA window encodes the following:
- a CDS encoding ParB/RepB/Spo0J family partition protein, protein MSVPVSLLDLTGSPRLNGIDHRHVELLREADPHALPPVLVHRPTMRVVDGVHRVHAALLRGDPMIDAIFVEGDDDELFVRSVRENIGHGLPLSLADRQAAALRMLAVRPDWSDRMIARNVGLSPRTVGALRRRHDDAPAAPGHRVGLDGRVYRLDTGHAREAVRQALARNPSASVREIARSAGISVGHAHTLRRELLGGGDTGTPVAAPPRSAAAPLARPVGQGIPVALVRTLAADPSIKLTDRGRDLLRLLATQALGPGDWSDLLAAVPSHRAEAVITLADGLATAWRQFADELRER, encoded by the coding sequence GTGTCCGTCCCCGTCAGCCTGCTCGACCTCACCGGGTCCCCGCGGCTGAACGGCATCGACCACCGGCACGTCGAACTCCTCCGCGAGGCCGACCCGCACGCGCTGCCACCGGTGCTGGTCCACCGACCGACCATGCGCGTCGTCGACGGAGTGCACCGCGTCCACGCCGCGCTGCTGCGCGGCGACCCGATGATCGATGCGATCTTCGTCGAGGGCGACGACGACGAGCTGTTCGTCCGCTCGGTGCGGGAGAACATCGGTCACGGACTGCCCCTGTCGCTGGCGGACCGTCAGGCGGCCGCGCTCCGCATGCTCGCGGTGCGGCCTGACTGGTCGGACCGCATGATCGCCCGGAACGTGGGCCTGTCCCCCCGAACGGTCGGCGCCCTGCGCCGCCGCCACGACGACGCACCCGCCGCGCCCGGCCACCGCGTCGGCCTGGACGGGCGCGTCTACCGGCTCGACACCGGCCACGCCCGCGAAGCGGTCCGGCAGGCACTGGCCCGCAACCCGTCGGCGAGCGTCCGCGAGATCGCCCGGTCCGCGGGCATCTCCGTGGGCCACGCGCACACGCTGCGCCGGGAGTTGCTGGGAGGCGGCGATACGGGCACGCCCGTGGCAGCGCCGCCTCGCAGTGCGGCCGCTCCGTTGGCGCGCCCGGTGGGCCAGGGAATCCCCGTCGCCCTGGTGCGGACACTGGCGGCGGACCCGTCGATCAAGCTGACCGACCGGGGCCGGGACCTGCTGCGGCTCCTGGCGACGCAGGCCCTCGGCCCGGGCGACTGGTCGGACCTGCTGGCGGCGGTCCCCTCGCACCGGGCCGAGGCCGTCATCACGCTGGCCGACGGATTGGCGACAGCCTGGCGGCAGTTCGCCGATGAACTGCGGGAGCGGTGA
- a CDS encoding RHS repeat-associated core domain-containing protein: MTVALATVAALAMGSAPPSAAAATAAKPHAPAVPQIKRAATRPLVPTAPAAPKKMPVGARKGSSWPAAASADVSLAGAGTGQQAHAAGTPVAALPVTLHGAATGRAAAPNASTAPAGVHVQVLDQKAAAAAGVTGVLFTLTPQPGAGGARTTASVDYSSFADAAGAGFGTRLRLVELPACALTTPQLTACQMQTPVAGSRNDAKAQTVSADLTLPAAGTGDHAASPATGAAASAMVLAATAGSSGTNGDFTATSLKPSGSWSAGGASGAFTWSYPIAVPPVAAGGAPSVALSYDSALVDGATATTNNQPSWVGEGWDYAPGYIERTYETCSTFTDLPAASQTGDNCWAGQILTMSLNGQSNALVWDQSTGQLKLQSDDGSRVERLTDTSNGALGNEYFKVTTPDGTQYFFGREHGEGWTDQATTNSVFTEPVYGAHPGDPCYSSAGFASSECTQAWRWNLDEVEDVHGNVQMYYYSPETGYYGQNGSTTGTAYTRGGYLSRIDYGLRDENGTVYGATAPDQITFSTSQRCTPGTPAGNTCADSQFTSANATYWPDVPMDQDCASGATCNVHSPTFWLRQMLTNITTQYWNGSKYVRVDSYDLGHQFPTDGDPALWLSSVTRTGFAADGSSIALPATTFAGQLLANRVPGYQSLPPMLHWRLTTVTSNTGDVTSVTYTTSCASGTIPSDPSTNTTQCMPVYWTPPGYSAPVLDWFDTYVVSQVTEGGSKQLTPPKVTSYSYVGGAAWHFDDNEVVKPANRTYGQFRGYGEVDVKTGDPTNGEKPTRAATFYYRGMNGDVLPGGATRTATVTDTLGETTTDDYRLIDQPYETQVFDGDGGAELSATLTDYTVVATTATRPRTGLPALTADLVRPAKSRALTDLAAGGVRTTSTADAYDGTGRLVSTDATGDGVPELCTTNTYADNAALGIHTRVAEAIESQQACPPAGTAQSNVLADTRNYYDGSSTLGQLPGPGEVTRTDVLNDTNGAAPAFFTKSTTAYDASGRLLSTKDALGRTASTAYTPADGGPLTKVVSTNPLNQTSTTIQNPDRGTVVSSTDIAGHVTSATYDALGRLTQLWKPGRAQGTNTPSATYSYLLQSNGPEVTTANTLVDYGTGTAYVTATTLTDALGRTVQTQTATEGGGSQVSDTFYDGHGWTVATNDHYLITAAPSTTVQTVAVNAVDGRTVNSFDGSGRVTSATTFRDGLPTGTTRTVYGGDRTTTVPPTGGTTATTITDARGRTTELDQYTANPTVTGDVVSGGSIQPTTYQYDALGHQTQLKSAGSTWSNTYDLLGNKLSATDPDTGVSTTRYDLDNEAVSATDARKQTLAYSYDALGRKTAEYSGSTSGTELASWVWDTLQPGQPTSETEYTSAGDYTSGASGYDGIGDATGEYLTLPFQETGLKGTWTTSYGYSSTGLLLTTTPAPVGTMPAETVTTSYDHLGQPVAVVGTSITASQVLNGYALPGQITYGGSTNNAWESFTYDVQTLRPDDVNLDTQTAAAQADDTKYTYDPSGQITRIDDTQGPNGVGAVDDQCFGYDALQRLTQAWTATDACAADPASAGNATVGGGPAPYWTNWTFNPDGGRATQTQHALPGSGAGDVTTTYSYTPSGQNGGHSLCATSTTGPAPTSPCTYGYDAAGNTTSRPDVSGSTNQTLTWDAGGRLAKDSAAAGTTSYVDNADGNEIVRHDPGSTTLYLPGQEVTRTANGTVSATRYYTLGGTLVGESTGQAGSTDYEFGDQHGTQQIAVNTTTLAVTRRAFDPYGNERGKTAGGTWPDNHGFIGKPDSAATGLMDIGARKYDPVTGRFVSVDPVLETGDPQELNGYAYSAADPVNGSDPSGMSMLCAASGECGSLQAIEQEQQNEQAAQQNNEQTVENTVITNGCDDSTRCMEAQARAFKDPSYAAQVTEQYDVANVVLQQREAQAEADREAEAARAAQQASCSGWFCSAVNFVTHAAPLLDTLALVTTPFPVLDVVIIGLAVTADVVSGSASIANATHDSGWNEVFDIAGAVGSFAGVGITGVGFRTAKAAEQAGGEFLSDMAKAGKTGASTIPKRARDSYEAFKAAVAKDDSTIRAGVRMTGVGDYGMYITQTLCGNSCGGTSPFGY, translated from the coding sequence GTGACCGTCGCGCTCGCGACCGTGGCGGCGCTCGCCATGGGATCGGCGCCGCCGTCGGCGGCCGCCGCCACCGCCGCGAAACCGCACGCGCCCGCGGTTCCGCAGATCAAGCGCGCCGCAACGCGTCCGCTCGTACCGACGGCCCCGGCCGCGCCGAAGAAGATGCCGGTGGGCGCGCGGAAGGGGTCCTCGTGGCCGGCCGCGGCCTCCGCCGACGTCAGCCTCGCGGGCGCCGGCACCGGGCAGCAGGCCCACGCGGCCGGCACCCCGGTCGCGGCACTCCCGGTCACCCTGCACGGCGCCGCCACCGGCCGTGCCGCGGCCCCGAACGCGTCAACGGCCCCGGCTGGCGTCCACGTTCAGGTGCTGGACCAGAAGGCCGCCGCGGCCGCCGGTGTCACCGGAGTCCTGTTCACCCTGACCCCGCAGCCCGGCGCGGGCGGCGCGCGGACGACCGCGAGCGTGGACTACTCCTCGTTCGCCGACGCCGCGGGTGCCGGATTCGGCACCCGGCTGCGCCTGGTGGAGCTGCCGGCCTGTGCGCTGACGACACCTCAGCTGACGGCCTGTCAGATGCAGACGCCGGTCGCGGGTTCGCGCAACGACGCGAAGGCACAGACCGTCAGCGCCGACCTCACGCTCCCGGCCGCCGGAACCGGCGACCACGCCGCGAGCCCGGCGACCGGGGCCGCGGCCTCGGCGATGGTGCTGGCCGCCACCGCCGGATCCTCGGGCACCAACGGCGACTTCACCGCCACCTCGCTCAAGCCGTCCGGCAGTTGGTCGGCCGGCGGGGCGTCCGGCGCGTTCACCTGGTCGTACCCGATCGCGGTGCCGCCGGTGGCGGCGGGCGGCGCCCCGTCCGTCGCGCTGTCCTACGACTCGGCGCTGGTCGACGGTGCCACCGCGACGACCAACAACCAGCCGTCCTGGGTCGGCGAGGGCTGGGACTACGCGCCCGGCTACATCGAGCGGACCTACGAGACCTGCTCGACCTTCACCGACCTGCCCGCCGCTTCGCAGACCGGGGACAACTGCTGGGCCGGGCAGATCCTCACCATGTCGCTGAACGGCCAGTCGAACGCCCTGGTGTGGGACCAGAGCACCGGCCAGCTCAAGCTGCAGTCCGACGACGGCTCGCGGGTGGAACGGCTGACCGACACCAGCAACGGCGCGCTGGGCAACGAGTACTTCAAGGTCACCACCCCGGACGGCACCCAGTACTTCTTCGGCCGCGAGCACGGCGAGGGCTGGACCGACCAGGCCACGACCAACTCGGTCTTCACCGAGCCGGTCTACGGCGCGCACCCCGGCGACCCGTGCTACTCCTCGGCGGGCTTCGCCTCCTCGGAGTGCACCCAGGCCTGGCGGTGGAACCTGGACGAGGTCGAGGACGTGCACGGCAACGTCCAGATGTACTACTACTCGCCGGAGACCGGTTACTACGGCCAGAACGGCTCGACCACCGGCACGGCCTACACCCGCGGCGGCTACCTGAGCCGGATCGACTACGGCCTGCGCGACGAGAACGGCACGGTCTACGGCGCCACCGCCCCCGACCAGATCACCTTCTCCACCAGCCAGCGGTGCACCCCGGGCACACCGGCCGGAAACACCTGCGCGGACTCGCAGTTCACCTCCGCGAACGCCACGTACTGGCCGGACGTGCCGATGGACCAGGACTGCGCGTCGGGCGCCACCTGCAACGTGCACTCGCCGACGTTCTGGCTGCGCCAGATGCTGACGAACATCACCACGCAGTACTGGAACGGCTCGAAGTACGTGAGGGTCGACTCCTACGACCTCGGGCACCAGTTCCCGACCGACGGCGACCCGGCGCTCTGGCTGTCGTCGGTCACCCGCACCGGCTTCGCGGCCGACGGCTCGTCGATCGCGCTGCCGGCGACCACCTTCGCCGGGCAGCTGCTGGCCAACCGGGTGCCGGGCTACCAGAGCCTGCCGCCGATGCTGCACTGGCGCCTGACCACCGTCACCTCGAACACCGGGGACGTCACCTCGGTCACCTACACGACCTCGTGCGCCTCGGGCACCATCCCGTCGGACCCGTCGACGAACACCACGCAGTGCATGCCGGTGTACTGGACGCCGCCGGGATACTCCGCTCCCGTCCTCGACTGGTTCGACACCTACGTCGTCAGCCAGGTGACCGAGGGCGGATCGAAGCAGTTGACGCCGCCCAAGGTCACCTCGTACTCCTACGTCGGCGGCGCGGCCTGGCACTTCGACGACAACGAGGTGGTCAAGCCGGCCAACCGGACCTACGGCCAGTTCCGCGGCTACGGCGAGGTGGACGTCAAGACCGGTGACCCGACCAACGGCGAGAAGCCGACCCGGGCCGCCACCTTCTACTACCGCGGCATGAACGGTGACGTGCTGCCGGGCGGGGCCACCCGCACCGCCACGGTGACCGACACGCTCGGCGAGACCACCACCGACGACTACCGGCTCATCGACCAGCCCTACGAGACGCAGGTGTTCGACGGGGACGGCGGGGCGGAGCTCTCCGCCACGCTGACCGACTACACCGTGGTGGCCACCACCGCGACCCGGCCCCGCACCGGACTGCCCGCACTGACCGCTGACCTGGTCCGCCCCGCCAAGTCGCGCGCGCTCACCGACCTGGCCGCCGGCGGCGTCCGGACCACCAGCACCGCCGACGCCTACGACGGCACCGGCCGGCTGGTCTCCACCGACGCGACCGGCGACGGCGTGCCGGAGCTGTGCACCACGAACACCTACGCGGACAACGCCGCGCTCGGGATCCACACCCGGGTCGCGGAGGCCATCGAGTCCCAGCAGGCCTGCCCGCCGGCCGGGACGGCGCAGAGCAACGTCCTCGCGGACACCCGCAACTACTACGACGGGAGCTCGACGCTCGGCCAGCTGCCCGGACCCGGGGAGGTGACCCGCACGGACGTGCTGAACGACACCAACGGGGCAGCGCCGGCGTTCTTCACCAAGTCGACGACCGCCTACGACGCCTCCGGGCGCCTCCTCTCGACGAAGGACGCGCTGGGCCGGACGGCGAGCACCGCCTACACGCCCGCCGACGGCGGCCCCCTCACCAAGGTCGTGTCCACCAACCCGCTGAACCAGACCTCGACGACGATCCAGAACCCGGACCGCGGCACCGTCGTGTCGAGCACCGACATCGCGGGCCACGTCACCAGCGCCACCTACGACGCCCTCGGCCGGCTGACCCAGCTGTGGAAGCCCGGACGCGCGCAGGGCACCAACACGCCGAGCGCGACCTACTCGTACCTGCTGCAGAGCAACGGCCCCGAGGTCACCACGGCCAACACCCTGGTCGACTACGGCACCGGCACCGCCTACGTCACCGCCACGACGCTGACCGACGCGCTCGGACGCACCGTCCAGACCCAGACCGCCACCGAGGGCGGCGGCTCGCAGGTGTCCGACACCTTCTACGACGGACACGGCTGGACGGTGGCGACCAACGACCACTACCTGATCACGGCCGCCCCCTCGACGACCGTCCAGACGGTTGCCGTCAACGCGGTCGACGGACGCACCGTCAACTCCTTCGACGGCAGCGGGCGCGTCACCTCGGCGACCACCTTCCGGGACGGCCTGCCGACCGGGACGACCCGGACCGTGTACGGCGGCGACCGCACCACGACCGTCCCGCCGACCGGCGGCACCACGGCCACCACCATCACCGACGCCCGCGGCCGGACCACCGAACTCGACCAGTACACGGCGAACCCGACCGTGACCGGCGACGTCGTCTCCGGCGGCAGCATCCAGCCGACGACCTACCAGTACGACGCCCTCGGCCACCAGACGCAGCTCAAGTCCGCCGGATCGACCTGGTCCAACACCTACGACCTGCTCGGCAACAAGCTGTCCGCCACCGACCCCGACACCGGCGTCTCGACCACCCGCTACGACCTCGACAACGAGGCCGTGTCGGCCACCGACGCCCGCAAGCAGACGCTGGCCTACTCCTACGACGCCCTGGGCCGCAAGACGGCCGAGTACTCCGGGTCGACCTCCGGCACTGAACTCGCCTCCTGGGTCTGGGACACCCTGCAGCCGGGTCAGCCGACCTCCGAGACCGAGTACACGAGCGCGGGCGACTACACCTCCGGCGCCTCCGGCTACGACGGGATCGGCGACGCCACCGGCGAGTACCTGACCCTCCCGTTCCAGGAGACCGGGCTCAAGGGCACCTGGACGACCTCCTACGGGTACTCGTCCACCGGACTCCTGCTGACCACCACCCCGGCGCCGGTCGGCACCATGCCCGCCGAAACCGTCACCACCAGCTACGACCACCTCGGCCAGCCGGTCGCGGTCGTCGGCACCTCGATCACCGCCTCCCAGGTGCTCAACGGCTACGCGCTGCCCGGCCAGATCACCTACGGCGGATCCACCAACAACGCCTGGGAGTCCTTCACCTACGACGTTCAGACGCTGCGGCCCGACGACGTCAACCTGGACACCCAGACGGCGGCCGCGCAGGCCGACGACACCAAGTACACCTACGACCCGTCCGGGCAGATCACCCGGATCGACGACACCCAGGGCCCCAACGGCGTCGGCGCCGTCGACGACCAGTGCTTCGGCTACGACGCCCTGCAGCGCCTCACCCAGGCCTGGACCGCGACCGACGCCTGCGCCGCCGACCCGGCGAGCGCCGGCAACGCGACCGTCGGCGGCGGCCCGGCCCCCTACTGGACCAACTGGACCTTCAACCCCGACGGCGGCCGCGCCACCCAGACCCAGCACGCGCTGCCCGGATCGGGCGCTGGTGACGTCACCACCACCTACAGCTACACCCCGTCCGGCCAGAACGGCGGGCACAGCCTCTGCGCCACCTCGACCACCGGCCCGGCGCCGACCTCGCCGTGCACCTACGGCTACGACGCCGCCGGGAACACCACCAGCCGACCCGACGTCAGCGGATCGACGAACCAGACCCTGACCTGGGACGCGGGCGGACGGCTGGCGAAGGACAGCGCGGCCGCCGGTACGACGAGCTACGTCGACAACGCGGACGGGAACGAGATCGTCCGCCACGACCCGGGCTCGACCACGCTCTACCTGCCCGGCCAGGAGGTGACCCGCACCGCCAACGGCACCGTCTCCGCCACCCGCTACTACACCCTCGGCGGCACCCTGGTCGGCGAGTCCACGGGCCAGGCGGGCTCCACCGACTACGAGTTCGGCGACCAGCACGGCACCCAGCAGATCGCGGTCAACACCACCACCCTCGCCGTGACCCGCCGCGCCTTCGACCCCTACGGCAACGAGCGCGGCAAGACCGCCGGCGGCACCTGGCCGGACAACCACGGCTTCATCGGCAAGCCGGACTCCGCCGCAACCGGCCTGATGGACATCGGGGCACGCAAGTACGACCCGGTGACCGGACGCTTCGTCAGCGTCGACCCGGTCCTGGAGACCGGCGACCCGCAGGAATTGAACGGGTACGCCTACTCGGCCGCCGACCCGGTCAACGGGAGCGACCCCAGCGGCATGTCGATGCTGTGCGCGGCGAGCGGGGAGTGCGGCTCGCTCCAGGCGATCGAGCAGGAACAGCAGAACGAGCAGGCCGCGCAGCAGAACAACGAGCAGACGGTGGAGAACACCGTCATCACCAACGGGTGCGACGACAGCACCCGGTGCATGGAGGCGCAGGCCCGGGCGTTCAAGGATCCGTCGTACGCGGCTCAGGTGACGGAGCAGTACGACGTCGCCAACGTGGTTCTCCAGCAACGGGAGGCACAGGCGGAGGCCGACCGCGAGGCGGAGGCGGCACGGGCTGCGCAACAGGCCTCGTGCTCGGGCTGGTTCTGCTCCGCCGTGAACTTCGTGACACATGCGGCACCACTGCTCGACACGCTGGCGTTGGTGACGACGCCCTTCCCCGTTCTGGACGTCGTCATCATCGGGCTGGCGGTGACCGCCGATGTCGTCTCGGGCTCAGCGAGTATCGCGAACGCCACTCATGACTCCGGCTGGAACGAGGTGTTCGACATCGCGGGCGCGGTGGGAAGCTTCGCCGGCGTCGGCATTACGGGCGTTGGATTCAGGACCGCGAAGGCGGCGGAACAGGCCGGAGGAGAGTTCCTCAGTGACATGGCCAAAGCGGGTAAGACCGGGGCGTCGACCATACCGAAGCGTGCGCGGGATTCCTACGAGGCGTTCAAGGCCGCAGTCGCGAAGGACGACTCGACGATCAGGGCCGGTGTGCGAATGACCGGCGTCGGGGACTACGGGATGTACATCACACAGACCCTCTGCGGCAACTCCTGCGGAGGAACCAGCCCGTTCGGGTACTAG